A genomic region of uncultured Roseibium sp. contains the following coding sequences:
- a CDS encoding 4Fe-4S dicluster domain-containing protein produces MTQLPASTEKKLGLVIDLDTCVGCHACVTACKGWNTENYGAPLSDTDAYGGDPVGTFLNRIHSYEVEPKGGGCSQTVHFPKSCLHCEDAPCVTVCPTGASYKRTEDGIVLVNEDACIGCGLCAWACPYGAREMDAVAGVMKKCTLCVDRIYNENLPEEDRVPACVRTCPAGARHFGDFADPDSNVSKLVAERGGIDLMPEQGTKPVNKYLPPRPKDQLPDMDVLTPLLEPVAEEPKGFLAWLDKRLEAL; encoded by the coding sequence ATGACCCAGTTGCCAGCGAGCACGGAAAAGAAACTCGGCCTCGTCATCGACCTGGACACATGCGTCGGCTGTCATGCCTGCGTCACGGCCTGCAAGGGCTGGAACACCGAGAACTACGGCGCGCCACTCAGCGATACCGATGCCTATGGCGGCGATCCGGTGGGCACTTTCCTCAATCGCATTCACAGCTACGAGGTGGAACCGAAGGGCGGTGGCTGCAGCCAGACAGTCCACTTTCCGAAGTCCTGCCTTCACTGCGAAGATGCGCCCTGCGTCACGGTTTGTCCGACCGGTGCGAGTTACAAGCGGACCGAGGACGGTATTGTTCTTGTCAACGAAGACGCCTGTATCGGCTGCGGATTGTGCGCCTGGGCCTGTCCCTATGGCGCCCGCGAGATGGATGCCGTCGCCGGTGTGATGAAAAAATGCACGTTGTGCGTCGACAGGATCTACAACGAGAACCTTCCCGAGGAAGACCGTGTTCCTGCCTGCGTCAGAACCTGCCCGGCCGGTGCGCGCCATTTCGGCGACTTCGCCGACCCGGACAGCAACGTGTCGAAACTGGTCGCCGAGCGCGGCGGCATCGACCTGATGCCGGAACAGGGAACAAAGCCGGTCAACAAGTACCTGCCGCCCCGGCCCAAGGACCAGTTGCCGGACATGGATGTCCTCACGCCCCTCCTTGAACCCGTTGCCGAGGAACCCAAGGGTTTTCTCGCCTGGCTCGACAAACGACTGGAGGCGCTCTGA
- a CDS encoding DmsC/YnfH family molybdoenzyme membrane anchor subunit has protein sequence MHPAPSVIIFTVLSGLGFGFLTFLGLGLPDVHGVEAFFYFAVAFALAIGGLVASTFHLGNPQRALKAFTQWRSSWLSREAWLSTAALIILAIYAAAAVFIGVSVFPLGLLGALLSIATVVATSMIYAQLKTVPRWNHWLTPVHMLTVSLAGGAILAQQTGAAIVLLLLTGGFQILHWVLGDRRFAERGHTIETATGLGDRGSARLFEPPHTGSNYLLKEMVHVVGRKHVRKLRIIAFAGMIVVPLAFVALLPVNLFTALLATLFYLAGAFASRWLFFAEAEHVVRLYYGATSSKPPYQPRVC, from the coding sequence ATGCATCCGGCTCCCTCCGTTATCATCTTCACCGTCCTCTCCGGTCTCGGCTTCGGGTTTCTGACATTCCTGGGGCTGGGTCTGCCGGACGTTCATGGGGTGGAAGCGTTCTTCTACTTTGCCGTTGCCTTCGCGCTTGCGATCGGCGGGCTCGTGGCCTCCACCTTTCATCTCGGCAACCCGCAGCGCGCGCTGAAGGCCTTTACCCAGTGGCGTTCGAGCTGGCTGTCGCGGGAAGCCTGGCTGTCGACGGCCGCGCTGATCATCCTCGCGATCTACGCTGCCGCCGCGGTCTTTATCGGCGTCTCCGTGTTTCCGCTCGGCCTGCTCGGTGCGCTCCTTTCCATCGCGACGGTCGTGGCGACGTCGATGATCTATGCACAGCTGAAAACGGTGCCGCGCTGGAACCACTGGCTGACACCTGTGCACATGCTGACCGTGTCGCTCGCCGGCGGGGCTATCCTCGCACAGCAAACCGGTGCTGCGATCGTGCTGCTGCTTCTGACCGGAGGCTTTCAGATCCTGCACTGGGTGCTTGGTGACCGCCGGTTCGCCGAACGCGGGCATACGATCGAGACGGCAACCGGGCTCGGGGACCGCGGCAGCGCGCGGCTGTTTGAACCGCCGCATACCGGGTCGAACTATCTGCTGAAGGAAATGGTGCACGTGGTCGGGCGCAAACACGTCCGGAAACTGCGCATCATCGCCTTCGCGGGCATGATCGTCGTGCCGCTGGCCTTCGTCGCGCTGCTGCCCGTCAACCTGTTCACGGCGCTCCTTGCCACGCTGTTCTATCTGGCCGGTGCCTTTGCGTCCCGGTGGCTGTTCTTCGCAGAGGCCGAACACGTCGTCAGGCTCTACTATGGCGCGACAAGTTCGAAACCACCCTATCAACCTAGGGTCTGTTGA
- a CDS encoding FAD-dependent oxidoreductase produces the protein MTPPSKARVVVIGGGVVGCSVAYHLTKKGWNDVVLLERKQLTSGTTWHAAGLIAQLRATENMTRLAKYSQELYGNLEAETEVATGFRRCGSITVALTEERREEIFRQASMARAFGVEVEEITPNEVKERYGHLNTEDVVAGVYLPLDGQGDPANIALALAKGARMGGARVMERVKVTGIVKSGKRVTGVAWQTADGAGTIECDHVVNCAGMWGHELGRMAGVNVPLHACEHFYIVTENVPGLTQLPVLRVPDECAYYKEDAGKILLGAFEPNAKPWGMNGIPDDFEFDQLPEDFDHFEPILEAAVNRLPLLAETGIHTFFNGPESFTPDDAYHLGLAPELDNFWVAAGFNSIGIQSAGGAGMALAEWMDTGEKPFDLGDVDISRMQPFQGNRHYLFERSKETLGLLYADHFPYRQKATARGVRRTPFHEHLKANGAVFGELAGWERANWFADEGQEREYRYTWQRQNWFENAAREHKAVRENVGIYDMSSFGKIRIEGPDAEAFLNHVGGGDYSVPVGKIVYTQLLNDRGGIEADVTITRLSETAYLMVTPAATRLADETWLRRHAGDRRVVITDVTAGEAVLAVMGPNSRALLQRVSPNDFSNATNPFGTAQEIEIGMGLARVHRVTYVGELGWELYISSDMAGHVFEVLHEAGQHLDAKLCGMHMMDSCRIEKGFRHFGHDITCEDHVLEAGLGFAVKRDKPAFIGRDAVLRKREAGLDRRLLQFRLTEPEPLLYHAEPILRNGDVVGFLSSGNYGHTLGGAVGLGYVPCPGETAEQVLSSTYEIEVAGTRVKAEASLKPLYDPKSERVKV, from the coding sequence GTGACACCTCCATCAAAAGCCCGCGTCGTCGTCATCGGTGGAGGCGTGGTCGGATGTTCCGTCGCCTATCACCTGACCAAGAAAGGCTGGAACGACGTCGTCCTGCTGGAGCGGAAGCAGTTGACCTCCGGCACGACGTGGCATGCCGCGGGGCTGATCGCGCAGCTGCGGGCGACGGAGAACATGACCCGGCTGGCCAAATACAGCCAGGAGCTCTACGGCAACCTGGAAGCGGAGACAGAGGTAGCCACCGGTTTCCGGCGCTGCGGATCGATTACCGTCGCCCTGACCGAGGAGCGCAGGGAGGAGATTTTCCGCCAGGCTTCGATGGCACGCGCCTTCGGCGTCGAGGTCGAGGAAATTACGCCCAACGAGGTCAAGGAACGCTACGGGCACCTGAACACCGAGGACGTGGTGGCCGGTGTCTACTTGCCGTTGGACGGTCAGGGTGATCCCGCGAACATTGCCCTTGCGCTGGCCAAAGGGGCGCGCATGGGCGGGGCCAGGGTCATGGAACGGGTGAAGGTTACCGGGATTGTGAAATCCGGCAAGCGCGTCACAGGTGTCGCGTGGCAGACTGCGGACGGCGCCGGCACGATCGAGTGCGATCACGTGGTCAACTGCGCCGGAATGTGGGGCCACGAGCTCGGACGCATGGCTGGTGTCAACGTGCCCCTGCATGCCTGCGAGCATTTTTACATCGTCACCGAAAACGTCCCCGGCCTGACCCAGCTGCCGGTGCTGCGGGTGCCCGATGAGTGCGCCTATTACAAGGAGGATGCCGGCAAGATCCTGCTCGGCGCCTTCGAACCAAACGCCAAGCCCTGGGGCATGAACGGCATCCCGGATGATTTCGAGTTCGATCAGCTGCCGGAGGATTTCGATCATTTCGAACCGATCCTCGAGGCTGCCGTGAACCGCTTGCCGCTTCTGGCAGAAACCGGGATTCACACTTTCTTCAACGGCCCGGAAAGCTTCACCCCGGATGACGCGTATCACCTGGGTCTTGCACCGGAGCTCGACAATTTCTGGGTCGCGGCCGGGTTCAACTCCATCGGTATCCAGTCCGCCGGAGGCGCCGGCATGGCGCTCGCCGAGTGGATGGATACGGGCGAAAAACCTTTCGACCTGGGCGATGTCGACATCTCGCGGATGCAGCCGTTCCAGGGCAATCGTCACTACCTGTTCGAACGCTCGAAGGAAACGCTCGGCCTCCTTTACGCCGATCACTTCCCCTACCGCCAGAAGGCAACCGCGAGGGGCGTGCGCAGAACGCCGTTCCACGAACACCTGAAGGCAAACGGGGCGGTGTTCGGCGAGCTTGCCGGCTGGGAGCGCGCCAACTGGTTTGCCGATGAAGGACAGGAACGCGAATACCGATACACCTGGCAGCGGCAGAACTGGTTCGAGAACGCGGCCCGCGAGCACAAGGCGGTTCGCGAGAATGTCGGCATCTACGACATGTCGTCCTTCGGCAAGATCCGTATCGAGGGCCCGGATGCCGAAGCGTTCCTGAACCATGTCGGCGGCGGTGACTATTCGGTTCCGGTGGGCAAGATCGTCTACACGCAGTTGCTCAACGACCGGGGCGGTATCGAGGCCGACGTGACCATCACGCGCCTTTCGGAGACGGCCTACCTGATGGTGACGCCCGCTGCGACGCGGCTGGCGGACGAGACCTGGCTCCGGCGCCATGCCGGTGACCGCAGGGTCGTGATCACCGATGTCACGGCAGGTGAAGCCGTGCTGGCGGTGATGGGCCCGAACTCCCGTGCGCTGCTGCAGCGGGTCTCGCCCAATGATTTCAGCAACGCGACAAATCCGTTCGGCACGGCTCAGGAGATTGAAATCGGCATGGGCCTTGCCCGCGTCCACCGGGTCACCTATGTCGGCGAACTCGGTTGGGAACTTTACATCTCGTCCGACATGGCAGGCCATGTGTTCGAGGTGCTGCACGAAGCGGGACAGCATCTCGATGCGAAACTGTGCGGCATGCACATGATGGACTCCTGCCGGATCGAAAAGGGGTTCCGGCATTTCGGTCACGACATCACCTGCGAGGACCACGTCCTGGAGGCCGGTCTCGGTTTCGCGGTCAAGCGGGACAAGCCGGCTTTCATTGGACGGGACGCCGTTCTGCGCAAGCGCGAGGCCGGGCTCGACAGGCGGCTTCTCCAGTTCCGCCTGACGGAGCCGGAACCGCTTCTCTATCACGCCGAGCCGATCCTCAGGAACGGCGATGTCGTCGGTTTCCTCAGCAGCGGCAATTACGGGCACACGCTCGGTGGCGCGGTCGGTCTGGGCTACGTGCCCTGCCCCGGCGAAACCGCCGAACAGGTGCTCAGCTCCACTTACGAAATCGAGGTTGCCGGAACGCGGGTGAAGGCGGAAGCGTCGCTCAAACCGCTCTATGACCCCAAATCGGAGCGGGTGAAGGTCTAG
- the xsc gene encoding sulfoacetaldehyde acetyltransferase, with product MKMTTEEAFVKVLQAHGIEHAFGIIGSAFMPISDLFPDAGIKFWDCAHEGSGGMMADGYTRSTGKVSMMIAQNGPGITNFVTAVKTAYWNHTPLLLVTPQAANKTLGQGGFQEVEQMALFKDMVAYQEEVRDPGRVAEVLNRVILQAKRASAPAQINMPRDFWTQVIDINLPAIVEFERPSGGESAIQEAADLLSSAKFPVILNGAGVVIGGAIEASMDLAERLDAPVCCGYQHNDAFPGSHRLFAGPLGYNGSKAGMELISKADVVLALGTRLNPFSTLPGYGIDYWPKDAKIIQVDINPDRIGLTKPVTVGVVGDAKKVAETLLEKLSPSAGNSGRDDRVHTIAQTKSRWAQQLSSMDHEDDDPGTNWNERARAAKPEWLSPRKAWRAIQAALPKEAIISSDIGNNCAIGNAYPSFETGRKYLAPGLFGPCGYGLPAIVGAKIGCPDTPVVGFAGDGAFGIAVTELTAIGRKEWPPITMVVFRNYQWGAEKRNSTLWYDDNFVGTELDEDVSYAEIAKACGLQGVQARTMDELTQMLDKAIDDQMNHGKTTLLEVLINQELGDPFRRDAMKKPVAVAGISASDMRPQTGV from the coding sequence ATGAAAATGACGACTGAAGAAGCGTTCGTCAAAGTGCTTCAGGCGCACGGAATTGAGCACGCGTTTGGCATCATCGGCTCCGCATTCATGCCGATCTCCGATCTGTTTCCGGATGCCGGCATCAAATTCTGGGACTGTGCCCACGAGGGATCCGGCGGCATGATGGCCGACGGCTACACGCGTTCGACGGGCAAGGTCAGCATGATGATCGCGCAGAACGGACCCGGAATCACGAACTTCGTGACTGCCGTCAAGACCGCCTACTGGAACCACACGCCGCTCCTGCTGGTGACGCCGCAGGCCGCCAACAAGACGCTCGGGCAAGGCGGTTTCCAGGAAGTCGAACAGATGGCCCTGTTCAAGGACATGGTCGCCTACCAGGAAGAAGTCCGCGACCCGGGCCGCGTGGCCGAGGTCCTGAACCGGGTGATCCTGCAAGCCAAGCGCGCCAGCGCGCCGGCGCAGATCAACATGCCGCGCGATTTCTGGACCCAGGTCATCGACATCAACCTGCCTGCGATCGTCGAGTTCGAGCGCCCCTCCGGCGGCGAGAGCGCGATCCAGGAAGCCGCAGACCTCCTCAGCAGCGCCAAATTCCCGGTGATCCTCAACGGTGCCGGCGTCGTCATCGGCGGTGCGATCGAGGCCTCCATGGACCTTGCCGAACGTCTGGACGCGCCGGTCTGCTGCGGCTACCAGCACAATGATGCCTTCCCGGGCTCCCACCGGCTGTTCGCCGGTCCGCTCGGATACAATGGCTCCAAGGCCGGCATGGAACTGATTTCCAAGGCGGATGTCGTCCTCGCGCTCGGCACCCGGCTCAATCCGTTCTCGACCCTGCCGGGCTACGGCATCGACTACTGGCCGAAAGACGCCAAGATCATCCAGGTCGATATCAATCCCGACCGGATCGGCCTGACCAAACCCGTTACCGTCGGCGTCGTCGGAGACGCCAAGAAAGTGGCGGAAACGCTGCTTGAAAAGCTGTCGCCAAGCGCTGGCAACAGCGGCCGTGACGACCGTGTTCACACGATTGCACAGACGAAATCCCGCTGGGCACAGCAGCTTTCCTCGATGGATCACGAAGACGACGATCCGGGCACCAACTGGAACGAGCGTGCCCGCGCTGCCAAGCCGGAGTGGCTGAGCCCGCGCAAGGCGTGGCGTGCCATCCAGGCAGCCCTGCCGAAGGAAGCCATCATCAGCTCCGACATCGGCAACAACTGCGCCATCGGCAACGCCTATCCCAGCTTCGAAACCGGCCGCAAGTACCTTGCGCCGGGTCTGTTCGGCCCCTGCGGCTACGGCCTGCCGGCGATCGTCGGCGCCAAGATCGGCTGCCCGGACACGCCCGTCGTCGGGTTTGCCGGTGACGGTGCCTTCGGCATCGCGGTCACGGAACTGACGGCAATCGGGCGCAAGGAATGGCCGCCGATCACCATGGTGGTGTTCCGCAACTATCAGTGGGGCGCCGAAAAGCGCAATTCGACCCTCTGGTACGACGACAACTTTGTCGGCACCGAACTCGATGAAGATGTGAGCTACGCCGAAATCGCGAAGGCCTGTGGTCTCCAGGGTGTTCAGGCCCGCACGATGGACGAGCTGACACAGATGCTCGACAAGGCCATCGACGACCAGATGAACCATGGCAAGACCACCCTGCTCGAGGTCCTGATCAACCAGGAACTCGGCGACCCGTTCCGTCGCGATGCGATGAAAAAGCCTGTCGCCGTCGCAGGGATCTCCGCGTCCGACATGCGTCCCCAGACGGGCGTTTAA
- the pta gene encoding phosphate acetyltransferase: protein MKPLEEILRNAARSDKTIVLSEGADPRVIEAAVEARKLGIARIILVRDTEPEDDLLASVDATDGLDIHRPATSPLTKELSELYHSMRKHKGVDADQAMQQALLPHVYAALLVKAGHADGCIGGAVLSSAEIIKTAIQVIGVAKGTKLVSSFFLFLFCEDHHTRKGACIFSDAGLVVDPTAEELCEIAIASARSFQDLTNETARIAMLSFSTRGSAEHHAVSKVQQATMLAREAAPDLLIDGELQFDAAFVPEVAQSKAADSPIEGNANVFIFPNLDAGNIGYKIAQRIGGAKAIGPILQGLSHPANDLSRGCSSEDILHMIAVTTAQSIHKDTVAKAGEQPA, encoded by the coding sequence ATGAAACCTTTGGAAGAAATCCTGCGGAACGCCGCCCGTTCGGACAAGACAATCGTTTTGAGCGAAGGCGCGGACCCGCGGGTTATCGAGGCAGCGGTCGAGGCACGAAAGCTGGGCATCGCCAGGATCATTCTGGTCCGCGACACCGAACCTGAAGACGACCTGCTGGCGTCCGTCGACGCGACCGACGGGCTGGACATCCATCGTCCGGCCACATCGCCTCTGACGAAAGAGCTTTCAGAGCTTTACCACTCAATGCGCAAGCACAAGGGCGTCGACGCCGATCAGGCAATGCAGCAGGCGCTCCTGCCGCATGTCTACGCGGCGCTGCTCGTCAAGGCCGGACATGCGGACGGCTGTATCGGTGGTGCGGTGCTGTCTTCCGCGGAGATCATCAAGACCGCGATCCAGGTGATCGGCGTGGCGAAGGGCACGAAGCTGGTTTCAAGCTTCTTCCTGTTTCTCTTCTGCGAAGACCACCACACGCGAAAGGGCGCGTGCATCTTTTCCGATGCCGGACTGGTCGTCGATCCGACCGCAGAGGAATTGTGCGAAATCGCGATTGCCTCCGCGCGCTCCTTTCAGGACCTGACGAACGAAACGGCCCGGATCGCGATGCTGTCGTTTTCAACGCGGGGCAGCGCGGAACATCACGCCGTCTCGAAGGTTCAACAGGCAACGATGCTCGCCCGCGAGGCGGCACCGGACCTTCTCATCGATGGTGAATTGCAATTCGACGCAGCGTTCGTACCTGAAGTTGCTCAATCGAAGGCAGCGGATTCACCGATTGAAGGTAACGCGAACGTTTTTATCTTTCCTAATCTTGACGCAGGAAATATCGGGTACAAGATCGCACAGAGAATCGGGGGAGCGAAAGCTATCGGGCCGATTCTGCAGGGTCTCTCGCATCCGGCAAACGATTTGTCGCGCGGGTGCAGTTCGGAGGACATTCTTCACATGATCGCAGTCACGACCGCACAGTCAATCCACAAGGATACCGTGGCGAAAGCCGGGGAGCAGCCGGCATGA
- a CDS encoding molybdopterin oxidoreductase family protein, whose product MTAPVVETSPKVSDEVRKTTCYMCACRCGINVHLKDGKVAYIEGNRDHPVNKGVLCAKGSSGIMQVNAPSRLRAPLKRTGPRGSGEFEEISWDEALELATSWLEPVRKSAPEKLAFFTGRDQSQSFTSFWAQNFGTPNYAAHGGFCSVNMATAGIYTMGGAFWEFGQPDWDHTKLFMIFGVAEDHDSNPIKMGLGKLKARGGKVIGVNPIRSGYNAIADEWVGITPGTDGLFISSLIHVLLKAGKVDLSYLAQFTNAPCLVNATAGSPEEGLLIRNDDGKPLVIDRTSGTLQPFDKQGVKPDLAAQVDMDGVTHKTVFQHLADRFLSDDHSPEAVSEQCGVRPGRIRAIAAELARVAFEEAFELDQPWTDFRGTRHEKMLGRPVSFHAMRGISAHSNGFQTCRALHVLQILLGTVEVPGGFRFKPPYPKPVEAHPTPHCHSKPDCPLDGPHLGFVRSPADLALKEDGTPARIDKAFTWENPLSAHGLMHMVISNAHAGDPYKIDTLFLYMANMAWNSSMNTRGVMDMLTDKDENGDYVIPRIIYSDAYSSEMVAYADLILPDTTYLERHDCISLLDRPICEADAAADAIRWPVIEPDRDVRGFQSVLVDLGSRLKLPGFVDESGTALYKDYADYMVNHQRRPGIGPLAGFRGNGTQTGRGDVNPDQLQRYIDNGSFYVEHVPAEASYYKPWNAAYQDWAVGLGFYDAPQPYLFQLYAEPLRRFQLAAEGHGDRQPPDHLRQQIKDCLDPLPVWYPPIEDGAVDTEAYPVHALTQRPMAMYHSWGSQNAWLRQIHGRNPLYVPTKIWQENGFEDGDWARLTSVHGEITVPVAHMAGLNENTVWTWNAIGKRKGAWALDDDAPEATSGFLLNHLIHELLPPKGDGLRWSNSDPVTGQAAWFDLRVRIEKASAPAESQPVFEPLKSPVGKGPATVQQKVTS is encoded by the coding sequence ATGACGGCTCCCGTTGTCGAGACGTCGCCAAAAGTATCCGACGAGGTTCGCAAGACGACCTGTTACATGTGCGCCTGCCGCTGTGGCATCAATGTGCATCTCAAGGACGGGAAAGTCGCCTATATCGAGGGCAACCGCGATCATCCGGTGAACAAGGGCGTGTTGTGCGCCAAGGGCTCTTCCGGCATCATGCAGGTCAACGCGCCGTCGCGCCTGCGTGCACCGCTCAAGCGAACGGGTCCACGCGGTTCGGGAGAGTTCGAGGAGATCTCCTGGGACGAAGCGCTTGAGCTGGCCACGTCCTGGCTCGAACCTGTCCGCAAGTCGGCTCCGGAAAAACTTGCCTTCTTCACGGGACGCGACCAGTCGCAGAGTTTCACCAGTTTCTGGGCGCAGAATTTCGGTACGCCCAACTATGCCGCCCATGGCGGGTTCTGTTCGGTCAACATGGCGACCGCCGGCATCTACACGATGGGCGGCGCCTTCTGGGAGTTTGGCCAGCCGGACTGGGACCACACCAAGCTTTTCATGATCTTCGGCGTTGCGGAAGACCACGATTCCAACCCCATCAAGATGGGCCTCGGCAAGCTCAAGGCGCGCGGCGGCAAGGTGATCGGCGTCAATCCGATCCGATCCGGCTATAACGCGATCGCCGATGAATGGGTCGGCATCACACCGGGGACGGACGGTCTCTTCATCTCCTCGCTGATCCATGTCCTTTTGAAGGCCGGGAAGGTCGATCTTTCCTATCTTGCCCAGTTCACGAATGCGCCGTGCCTGGTGAACGCAACAGCCGGTTCGCCCGAGGAAGGCTTGCTGATCCGCAATGATGACGGCAAACCGCTGGTGATCGACCGGACAAGCGGAACGCTGCAGCCCTTCGACAAGCAGGGCGTCAAACCGGATCTGGCAGCCCAGGTCGACATGGACGGCGTGACTCACAAGACCGTTTTTCAGCACCTTGCCGACCGGTTTCTCTCCGACGATCACAGCCCGGAGGCAGTTTCGGAGCAATGCGGGGTGCGCCCGGGCCGCATCCGGGCGATTGCCGCAGAGCTTGCGCGGGTCGCCTTCGAAGAAGCGTTCGAACTCGATCAGCCCTGGACCGACTTCCGGGGCACCCGCCACGAGAAGATGCTCGGCCGTCCGGTCAGTTTCCATGCCATGCGCGGCATCTCCGCACATTCCAACGGGTTTCAGACCTGCCGCGCGCTGCATGTCTTGCAGATCCTGCTCGGCACCGTTGAGGTTCCGGGCGGGTTCCGGTTCAAGCCTCCCTACCCGAAACCCGTCGAGGCCCACCCGACACCGCATTGCCATTCAAAACCCGACTGCCCCCTGGACGGACCGCATCTGGGTTTCGTCCGTAGTCCCGCGGACCTGGCCCTGAAGGAGGACGGCACCCCGGCGCGCATCGACAAGGCATTCACCTGGGAAAATCCGCTCTCCGCCCACGGGCTGATGCACATGGTGATCTCGAACGCGCATGCGGGCGATCCCTACAAGATCGACACCCTGTTTCTCTACATGGCCAATATGGCGTGGAACTCGTCCATGAACACGCGCGGTGTCATGGACATGCTGACGGACAAGGACGAAAACGGCGACTACGTCATCCCGCGGATTATCTACTCCGATGCCTATTCCTCGGAAATGGTGGCCTATGCCGACCTGATCCTGCCCGACACGACCTACCTTGAACGCCACGACTGCATCTCGCTGCTGGACCGGCCCATCTGCGAGGCGGATGCCGCCGCCGATGCCATTCGCTGGCCGGTGATCGAGCCGGACCGTGATGTGCGCGGGTTCCAGTCCGTGCTGGTCGATCTCGGATCCCGGCTCAAGCTGCCGGGGTTTGTCGACGAAAGCGGCACCGCTCTCTACAAGGACTACGCGGACTATATGGTCAATCACCAGCGCAGACCGGGGATCGGACCGCTCGCAGGGTTCCGCGGAAACGGGACGCAGACCGGCCGCGGAGACGTCAATCCGGACCAGTTGCAGCGCTATATCGACAATGGCAGTTTCTACGTGGAACACGTTCCGGCCGAGGCGTCCTACTACAAGCCCTGGAATGCCGCCTACCAGGACTGGGCGGTCGGGCTCGGCTTCTACGATGCCCCGCAGCCCTATCTCTTCCAGCTTTACGCCGAACCGCTGCGCCGGTTCCAGCTGGCTGCGGAAGGCCACGGGGACCGGCAGCCGCCCGATCATCTGAGACAGCAGATCAAGGACTGCCTGGACCCGCTCCCGGTCTGGTATCCGCCCATCGAGGACGGGGCCGTCGACACGGAGGCCTATCCCGTTCACGCGCTCACGCAGCGGCCGATGGCCATGTACCATTCCTGGGGCAGCCAGAACGCCTGGCTGCGCCAGATCCACGGGCGCAATCCACTCTATGTGCCGACAAAGATCTGGCAGGAAAACGGATTTGAGGATGGCGACTGGGCCCGGCTCACCTCCGTCCATGGCGAGATCACCGTTCCGGTCGCCCATATGGCCGGCCTCAACGAAAACACGGTCTGGACCTGGAACGCGATCGGCAAGCGCAAGGGCGCCTGGGCGCTCGACGACGACGCGCCGGAAGCGACAAGCGGTTTCCTGCTGAACCACCTGATACACGAATTGCTGCCCCCCAAGGGCGATGGTCTCAGATGGTCGAATTCGGACCCTGTCACCGGTCAGGCCGCGTGGTTCGACCTCAGGGTCAGGATTGAAAAGGCCAGCGCTCCGGCGGAAAGCCAGCCCGTGTTCGAACCGTTGAAATCGCCGGTCGGCAAAGGCCCCGCAACAGTGCAACAGAAGGTGACCTCATGA